The nucleotide window actaaactatttcaactgcaacaaaaacagtaacaacaaaaccaaaaatactccatttttaacgcgtctgaaaaaagtgtacacatttagaattgcaataagatttttctagctacataaaaaaatatattgttattctttatttttgcctagattataattttttgtggatcttggattttaagatagtagcttttcttgtttgatcgcgagaactttaaaaccaaaatgggaaaacaaactgcaattgaaacaagaaagtaagtcataaaatttaaaaatgaaggcaaatcgtcacgtgaaatctcctctataataggaagaagccataatactgtaaaaaaaattatagacaaacaaaaaaatttagaattttagaagatcagcaacgtgccggaacaccaaaacgccttaacaaccttgaaatacgatcgattgtgagagcagtgaagaaagtattcacagtaagtgcagtaaaattatgcgaagaattaacagattcgtctggattgagagttagtaacagtacggttcgccgagcgctacacccaaatcctctatatggtggagttccgagagaataaccccacatttccaaacgaaataaagagcgacttcgagaattcgcaaacaggtataaaaaccaagaaaattgttttggaataatgtgctgtttacggacgaaagcaagtttgagattttcggaagtaaaaaaaggagtaaaacttggagaagcaaaaatcaagagttcgaccaaaaaatgtactatccaccgtaaagcatggtggtggttaggtgatggtgtgggggtgcatggcggcaagtggcatgggaaaactcatatttattgatagtttgatgagcaaaaccgattacctaaacattcttatagaaaatatggaacccatcattagaaaattaaatctagaccgaacctggatcttccaacaggacaactatccgaagcatacttcttaacttgttaaagaatggttgttgtatcatacaccgaaacaactggaacaacccccacagtcaccgaacattaattccattgaacatctgtggtagcatttggacagtcagatcagaaaatgaaatattaccagcaatgactctctacacgaaatcctgcaggagagtggttcaacatcccaacatcggtgacatcaaaattggtagaaacaatgccaaggaggcttgaaactgttttaaaacccaaaagatgtcaaataaaatactaaacacgttttttcttctaatttccctaaactgtacactttcttttgacgcgttaaaaatggagtatttttggttttgttgttactgtttttgttgcagttgaaatagtttagttttttgtttatatattgcaagagaacaattaaatgttttgttaaatatactagaactggagaacaaatagttttttaatatgtaaataaaacgttttaaatgtaaaaacaagttgtacactttctttagacgctgactgtaagtttgtcattccgtttgtaatttctacatttttcatttgcgaccccacaaagtatatatattctgaatcgttatagatagaggagtcgatatagccatgtccgtctgtgtgttgaaatcaactttctgaagcccccaaataacttacatacacgaatgatacatcaatatctccgaaattcttccggctcggttaaaatcgagaaaatcggtgcacaaatggctgagatataaggaaaaaaccgggacaacctcgattttttacctattttcgacccatatctggattactaaatcattaatatagacaatatggatatataatgatagatatttcaaagacctgtgcaaatcggaaaaatatattttaacccgaattttttttttcaccaaagtttttatacccttcaccttcgtgagaagggtatatataagtttgtcattccgtttgtaatttctacatttttcatttccgaccctatgaagtatatatattctggatccttatagatagcggagtcgattaagccatggccgtctgtctgtctgttgaaatcaattttctgaagaccccagatatcttcgggatccaaatattcaataattctgtcagacatgctttcgagaattttgctatttaaaatcagcaaaatcggtccacaaatggctgagatatgaggaaaaaaccaggactatatctggattactaagtcattaatataaacaatatggatatctaatgatagatatttcaagcgacgtatataagaccatagtaagttggatctacaatgggtcaaaatcggacaaaatatttttcaatccgcattttttcaccaaaaaaaaaaaaaaatttataaaatttaaaaaaaaaaattataaaatttaaaaaacaaacatataaactaatggaggttatgtcacatgcaattacatatgtacgtttgaacgtgaaaattatgaatcgtatgtataacgtgaatttttacatacacatggaattccatatgtatggAATACATGCCATCTGACCAACCCCCCCTATTAGGCCTCATAACAAAATGTATATGGAACTAAATttgaataacaatatatttcaaaccaaaaacaaaatgcaactaacccccagtaacacgaagtctggttatgtttcaactaatagttatactgacagttttcatacaaaaataattttaaacgacagtatctataactattagttaaggcataaccagacgtCGTGTTAATGTTggtaagtagtttttttttttttaattttattttatatacatacatacttattataggccttattcataatcgattttttaatttatcaaaggtttataaaacaaatttaaaaagttattatgaatattgaaacttattttttaatattcaatttctttactttttgaactatttctTCCAAACTATCATCGTCATTAGTTGATATTTTCCGTGTAGCAGTTGTTGGAGATGATTTATTATTGACCGATACATTTGTGGCTTTTTTTGGCTTGGAAGTTTTTGGTGTAGTACCAGTTGTTGATGGTAAATCATTGTTTTTCGTTTCATTTGTAAGTTCTTTCTGCTTCGGTGTTTTTGGGGAGGGAGTATTTCCAGCAGCTTCAGATTTAGTAGCTGATTTTTGTGGAGTGCATTGAAAGTCCTTTAAACTTTCAATTATTTTCTTACAAGTTTTGTTGGCATTatcaattttaacaaaacaattttggcaaacaaATTCTTTGCCCTGCTCGTCAGATTCCAATTCACGTCTTAGCAAATTGGCAATTAGCTCTGACTGTTCGTGTCGAGAAATGTCAGTTATAGGCTCACTGTTAAGGGCACAAATATTACCACATTCAGCCTGGGCACGAGTCTAAAAAGATGGATACATatgtggaaaattatattgcttgtagtaaattattaattttcattcgtTACCTTTCTTTCCTCTAAActtgttataattttattatgaatttccCTTGCTTCTTTAATATCGCGTGCACATTTTttgcatacatatatttttttaactttccgTGGTCCCAGTGTGATTCCagttaaattttcatattcatCGATTGTTATGATGTTAAGCATTGGAGTATTATCCGCTTTCGAGGCGAGACAAATTTTACATTCTTCATTTTCGGCCATTGTGTGAAACTAAAAGAAACAAAGAAGTattacatataaatacatatagatttgataagtattttaatattgaaatattatcaTCCAGTCTTGTACGTGAGATGGGAGGGAGCATTAATATATTACTCCTCGAAACCATTTTGAATTACAATACTGTAATTTCCCTGCtcgtatatattttgtatatgtttCTGAAAGAAGTTTTAACATACAtaagtgtaaaataaaaattgactcATTTAAAGGTACCGGCCCAATCAAAAAtcgtgaaatttttattaaaaatttcagatttatcgaaaaaattttacaaaacgcagattacaaaagaaatattatttaaattcacCAGATATCACGAGGTATATAACGCAGAGCGGTctcttttatgaaaaaacaagtaagagagctttattcggctgtgccgaatcttatatacccttcaccaaattatactttaaaataaatttttttatttaaacaaaattaaattttttttttttaattgttttaaaatttttttttaaatttttttttgaaattgtttttttaattttttaaaaaattttttttttacaaatttaaaaaaaaatttttttttgtttttttaaatttttttgtagtttttaaaaaaaatttatgacaaaaaaaattgtttgatgaaaaaaaaaaatcgggttaaaaaatatctttcccgattttgacccattgtaggtccaacttactatatccttatctacatcgttgcaatggactttgaaatatctatcattagatatccatattgtctatattaatgacttagtaatccagatatagataaaaaataggtaaaaaatcgaggttgtcccggttttttgctcatatctccgttatttatggacggattttgctgattttaaatagcaaacttctcgaaagcatgtctgatagaattattgaagatttggatcccgaagatatctggggtcttcagaaaattgatttcaacagacagacagacggacatggcttaatcgactccgctatctataaggatccagaatatatgtatatactttatagggttggaaatgaaaaatgtagaaattacaaacggaatgacaaatttatatatacccttctcacgaagttgaagggacgtatatatttttaaaaattaccgaACCCAAGTAGGTTTATCACATCAGAAAAGTTGgcgaaaatttaacaaatatctcttaaaccaaaaatttctaaattattctTGACATTCGGATAAGAACTgaatttttgttgatattttgtaAGTCCGAGGCGAGCAACTTTGGGGGCTGCCCACCAGcctcaaatttaaaacataaaattttctatagaaaatatgtaactgttatacacaaaattttgtttagattttcttGGTTGGATTGGTTGGTATAACAATATTGTGTCTGTGAAGTACTCAAATATGCAAAGAATATTTGGTTTGAATGAGTCTCTTCTATGTAATATAAACGCCATGATTGGATTATAACGAAAAGCAAAAGAAATGTGTAAatacactcaacaacgttaattgAATATAAATTCATCCtttataagaccgttttaaaactaatttcgacatatggaattcaattatggggaatggctagtaTACACCAGTATTTCTCTtgtacagagggcccaatctaaaattcttaggaccatgacggaaGCACCATGGtatataagaaatgaaaatatccacagggacttaaggtaggatcacacgattgccgcaatgcatttaatacaatttgttttgtgctgaattggggaccaataaagaaattgtcccaatcaaattctctttttatataaatttgattgtcgtaaattggcgcaaagcgatttagtggcaataattgtcgcattccagtcacacgattgttctagtttacggcaactcagagaaacagctgttgtgctagatgttaaattttgttttgtttacaaaaatctatttgtgaaaaaattatttgttaactagaaaaagaaaatagcgtcggccttaattatcgcataaaaaaatgaataaagaaatgttaaaagatgtacATATGTGGCTCAGAAAtagaatatttaatttacaaaaatgaatattggcgctaattgtcttctttgatttccgcactagaacacaataaatattggtgtatttttaacttttgcatttgattgggcccaataagcacaatattgaaccaataagttgtgaaatcacacgattgacatataaaatagaccaataattggtgcattgcggcaatcgtgtgattcTACCtttagaagtgacattggtaaaggaagagttcaagaaagtccgtgataaatatattgtaaagctgcaaaaccatcccaatacgcttgcaagacaacttgtgcagatccaaacccgatccaggctccgtagagcagatctaccaccccgctaagatgagtgccAGTTAACCATTAAGGCTCTCTTGTTGAAGagcaaattgttttaatttttagttatacgatttaaatacttattgtcgGGTCTATaaaaggcagattcaataaataaataaagcgtttaaaaaaaatgtgtaaatttatcttttttaataaaatacaatacaaaaaaatggttTGAAAGTATCAAATGAAACGCAAGAGTACTATGCAAGTACTAAGTAAGTACGATCGTATCAACTTTTCCATCTctgatgtttttgtttatattcctcTTTGTGATTTTCGCTGTTTTGACGGAAATGCCACTTGATAATAACACAGGAAAAGCGATATTGTTATCGTGGCTGTTGGCTTACTAATGCTTTGGCAATAAATTTGTGTTAGTTTCcagaatgttttaaatatagagaaaatatacttactagaaaaaaactcaaacaaaaaaattactcaaaacagttacacatacgagtgttgtttttgttttcacatagtttgttttttgctaatacattctcaccacttaggtttttgacaactgagttaggtctttgacaggagagtttccgctctatgtatattaaattatcCATTAGAATTCTCAGTAATTGATAACagaattgtaaattttaaatacatttatagcATTCGCAATTAGTcatttatacatatacatacataccatCAAAAAATTGTGGGTATATTCGATTTGTCATACAACAACTTCTGTTGATTACTGTTGCGACTGAGGGATCGTTAAAAGTAAATGCATCGCACttagagatgctaaacggggaatcccgttcccgaaaatcccggggttttcggattttctaaatcccgaagcccgggattttttaattttaaatcccggggttttcgggattttccaaatcccgtttttcataaataaataggggaaattgtcatttttgtgtgactttttcattcatttatcgcaaagtgatgttcagcaaagttgttaagctcaactcgtGCTAcaatatctatatatgtatataaaagagtaacgttactgactgactgactgattcatcatcgcacagcccaaacggctgaagctagaatcacgaaattttaactgtgggttcctccctattcaaaacgatccgataagaagggatttttggaaattcgaacgtttagggggtaaaaaagggtaaattcggtaaccttatatcttcaaaactaataaagatacaaaaaaacttaaaattgcatgttactccatttaaaaaataagctgacaggtgtttcgtactttttcgaaattcgaaccttttaggggagaaaacgagtaaaaactgtattttggtacttttttggcaccctatgtatcttttaaaccaataaacatagaaacaaaatttaaatcgtattctttacttatcaaaaaataaaaaatataggtttggtactttttggaaattcaaacccttaagggataaaaattgtgtttattgttggtaccttttcataaaatatgtttttctataatttgacatagacatacgaatatttcattagatctcccaccacgatacagaaatttatttgaattaaattttaccaaagcaatggggataaaaaaggtaccaaaaaggggataaaatcgggaaaatacattttattgcaaattattaagccgattttgataatttttttaacattggttcctggattcatacaaaaattaactaacaggttgttatttggaactcgagtgccatggtgtattttaggccaaatccgggtaaacagcttggtactttttttaaaacatatttattattgggcacattaacacagattttaatcgattgagacatgtctgtagcataaacaacttttgcaaaatgaaataatttaaaatttcagacttgaggggtgttcaaggacgaaaagggaaattggtacttttctgctaatggtacctttttaatattttaaattatttcacttatcgacattaaagttagctgatatgtatctgagtgaagttagtgttagaaataagggattatatttaggtaccaaaatgtgagaactgaactataggtactttttcattcttctaatggtactttttgaattttctattacaatggacttagaaacatgaaattaatcatacacggtcctaagtcagtgagaattctagggggagactttttggtactttttgaatggtactttttgtaatttcttcaccaatgaacctagaaacatgaagtaaagcttatatggaccggagtgagtgggaatcaacaagtgcctgatttttggtactttttctttttttttaattttttttctagtttttaaaaaaaatttatgacaaaaaaaattgtttgatgaaaaaaaaaaatcgggttaaaaaatatctttcccgattttgacccattgtaggtccaacttactatatccttatctacatcgttgcaatggactttgaaatatctatcattagatatccatattgtctatattaatgacttagtaatccagatatagataaaaaataggtaaaaaatcgaggttgtcccggttttttgctcatatctccgttatttatggacggattttgctgattttaaatagcaaacttctcgaaagcatgtctgatagaattattgaagatttggatcccgaagatatctggggtcttcagaaaattgatttcaacagacagacagacggacatggcttaatcgactccgctatctataaggatccagaatatatgtatatactttatagggttggaaatgaaaaatgtagaaattacaaacggaatgacaaatttatatatacccttctcacgaagttgaagggacgtatatatttttaaaaattaccgaACCCAAGTAGGTTTATCACATCAAAAAAGTTGgcgaaaatttaacaaatatctcttaaaccaaaaatttctaaattattctTGACATTCGGATAAGAACTgaatttttgttgatattttgtaAGTCCGAGGCGAGCAACTTTGGGGGCTGCCCACCAGcctcaaatttaaaacataaaattttctatagaaaatatgtaactgttatacacaaaattttgtttagattttcttGGTTGGATTGGTTGGTATAACAATATTGTGTCTGTGAAGTACTCAAATATGCAAAGAATATTTGGTTTGAATGAGTCTCTTCTATGTAATATAAACGCCATGATTGGATTATAACGAAAAGCAAAAGAAATGTGTAAatacactcaacaacgttaattgaatataaattcatcctgtataagaccgttttaaaactaatttcgacatatggaattcaattatggggaatggctagtaTACACCAGTATTTCTCTtgtacagagggcccaatctaaaattcttaggaccatgacggaaGCACCATGGtatataagaaatgaaaatatccacagggacttaaggtaggatcacacgattgccgcaatgcatttaatacaatttgttttgtgctgaattggggaccaataaagaaattgtcccaatcaaattctctgcagtcagcctcattttatataaa belongs to Calliphora vicina chromosome 4, idCalVici1.1, whole genome shotgun sequence and includes:
- the LOC135958224 gene encoding uncharacterized protein LOC135958224 encodes the protein MAENEECKICLASKADNTPMLNIITIDEYENLTGITLGPRKVKKIYVCKKCARDIKEAREIHNKIITSLEERKTRAQAECGNICALNSEPITDISRHEQSELIANLLRRELESDEQGKEFVCQNCFVKIDNANKTCKKIIESLKDFQCTPQKSATKSEAAGNTPSPKTPKQKELTNETKNNDLPSTTGTTPKTSKPKKATNVSVNNKSSPTTATRKISTNDDDSLEEIVQKVKKLNIKK